One Stigmatella aurantiaca genomic window carries:
- a CDS encoding alpha/beta hydrolase family protein yields the protein MRKPTPAASIPSAPTPVFSISPVVLPAPGRAVDLQVRVSAPVTGGELPIVLISHGHGRSNHLSSLNGYAPLANSLAAHGFAVIQPTHLDSKTLTLSPEHPDAPLYWRSRAEDMKRILDQLDAIERAVTALAGRLDRSKVAVIGHSLGGHTASMLLGARHKELHDGTEVNFTEPRIKAGVLLAAPGRGDALSKFAAENYPFFSTIDFSQMTAPTLVVAGDKDDSPHLTVAGPGWHADPYLLGPSPKSLVTLFDAGHGLGGISGYDVAETTDENPERVAAVQRLTWAYLRTALYPGDSAWQEAQSALTGAAKPLGRVESK from the coding sequence ATGCGCAAGCCGACTCCCGCAGCCTCAATCCCCAGCGCACCCACGCCGGTCTTCTCAATCAGCCCTGTCGTGCTGCCTGCTCCCGGCCGCGCCGTCGATCTCCAGGTGCGAGTCTCCGCGCCCGTGACTGGAGGCGAACTGCCCATCGTCTTGATCTCGCACGGCCACGGCCGCTCCAACCACCTCTCCTCATTGAACGGCTACGCCCCACTCGCCAACTCCCTGGCAGCACACGGCTTCGCCGTGATTCAGCCCACCCATCTCGATTCAAAGACGCTCACCCTCAGCCCTGAGCACCCCGATGCGCCGCTGTACTGGCGTTCGCGGGCCGAGGACATGAAGCGCATCCTCGACCAGCTCGACGCGATCGAGCGTGCCGTCACTGCGCTCGCCGGACGCTTGGACCGGAGCAAGGTGGCCGTCATCGGGCACTCGCTGGGTGGGCACACCGCGAGCATGCTGCTGGGCGCGCGGCACAAGGAGCTTCACGACGGAACGGAAGTGAACTTCACCGAGCCCCGGATCAAGGCGGGCGTGCTGCTCGCCGCGCCCGGCAGAGGCGACGCCCTCAGCAAGTTCGCCGCCGAGAACTACCCCTTCTTCTCGACCATCGACTTCTCCCAGATGACGGCGCCCACGCTCGTGGTCGCCGGCGACAAGGACGACTCTCCTCACCTGACGGTCGCGGGCCCCGGCTGGCACGCCGATCCATACCTCCTTGGCCCAAGCCCCAAGTCCCTGGTCACCCTGTTCGACGCAGGGCACGGGCTCGGTGGAATCTCGGGATACGACGTTGCCGAGACCACGGACGAGAACCCCGAGCGAGTGGCTGCCGTCCAGCGCCTCACCTGGGCCTACCTCCGCACCGCGCTCTACCCCGGAGACTCCGCTTGGCAGGAAGCGCAAAGCGCGCTGACGGGCGCCGCCAAACCGCTCGGACGGGTCGAGTCCAAATAA
- a CDS encoding carboxymuconolactone decarboxylase family protein, translating into MKPRMNAFAVAPDALNLMVDFSKKVEALGLELSLLELVKIRSSQINGCAFCIHMHTRDARAHGETEERIYLLDGWRESPLYTERERAALGWTEALTLISTTHAPDEDYAALKPHFTEEEIVKLTLMIGVINTANRLVLGFRIIHPVSSRSEAA; encoded by the coding sequence ATGAAGCCCAGGATGAATGCTTTCGCGGTCGCGCCGGACGCCCTCAATCTCATGGTGGATTTCAGCAAGAAGGTGGAGGCCCTGGGGCTGGAGCTGAGCCTCCTCGAGCTCGTCAAGATCCGCTCGTCCCAGATCAATGGCTGCGCCTTCTGCATCCACATGCACACCCGCGACGCCCGCGCACATGGGGAAACCGAGGAGCGCATCTACCTTCTGGACGGCTGGCGTGAGTCGCCGCTGTACACCGAGCGCGAGCGCGCGGCCCTGGGCTGGACCGAGGCCCTGACGCTCATCTCCACGACCCATGCCCCGGATGAGGACTACGCTGCGCTCAAACCGCACTTCACCGAAGAGGAGATCGTGAAGCTGACCCTCATGATTGGCGTCATCAACACCGCGAACCGCCTCGTCCTCGGCTTCCGGATCATCCACCCGGTGAGCTCTCGCAGTGAAGCCGCCTGA
- a CDS encoding helix-turn-helix domain-containing protein, with the protein MTFSLPRFVEDVRGVVPVAGRACHERLPDGRTTLVFRVIEEGRKGDLCVAGPRTRALFKSSPGVARAVILQFKPGWSVPLLGVAASALTDQIVPLEDLWGRPGGDLCHELLAARSLPEMLERISYAIALRPHPAFEPASARLARRAVRLLEGDEVRVESVAERLGVTARHLRRAFTESIGIGPKDFARAARLQRAVGMVATSKDWGHIAASAGYYDQAHLIGDFRELVGLTPGAFLKRAGDRGASDLKVRRSNSGI; encoded by the coding sequence TTGACGTTCTCGCTCCCCCGCTTCGTCGAGGACGTGCGCGGTGTCGTGCCAGTCGCTGGGCGCGCATGTCACGAACGGCTGCCCGACGGAAGAACGACCCTTGTCTTTCGAGTCATCGAGGAGGGCCGCAAAGGGGATCTGTGCGTCGCGGGCCCGCGAACGCGGGCGCTGTTCAAGAGCTCTCCCGGTGTCGCGCGGGCGGTCATCCTTCAGTTCAAGCCAGGCTGGTCGGTGCCGCTCCTGGGCGTGGCAGCGAGCGCGCTGACGGACCAGATCGTCCCGCTGGAAGACCTCTGGGGCCGTCCGGGCGGAGACCTCTGCCACGAACTCCTTGCGGCGCGGAGCCTGCCGGAGATGCTTGAGCGAATCTCCTACGCGATCGCCCTTCGTCCCCACCCGGCATTCGAACCCGCATCGGCACGGCTTGCTCGCCGCGCGGTTCGCTTGCTCGAAGGCGATGAGGTTCGGGTGGAGAGCGTGGCGGAGCGGCTTGGCGTCACGGCGCGGCATCTTCGCCGCGCCTTCACGGAGAGCATCGGCATTGGGCCGAAGGATTTCGCGCGGGCCGCTCGCCTGCAGCGTGCCGTGGGGATGGTGGCGACCTCGAAGGACTGGGGACACATCGCCGCATCCGCGGGCTATTACGACCAGGCGCACCTCATTGGCGACTTCCGGGAGCTCGTCGGACTCACACCGGGCGCCTTCCTGAAGCGAGCGGGCGATCGGGGCGCCTCGGACTTAAAGGTGCGTCGCTCGAACTCAGGTATTTAA